From a region of the Triticum aestivum cultivar Chinese Spring chromosome 7D, IWGSC CS RefSeq v2.1, whole genome shotgun sequence genome:
- the LOC123171370 gene encoding pathogenesis-related protein 1-like: MATQKLAIAMAISAAGLAAVLAQNSPEDYVRLHNAARGAAGARPVAWDDEVAREAGKRTERGCGLRSPDGSGYDDGPRHHRYGENLFRGPPEKAWNAGDALDAWTAPAAREYVQVVWPESTKIGCARAVCNDGRGVFISCNYEPAGNELIRAEIVYTY; encoded by the coding sequence aTGGCAACACAGAAGCTAGCCATCGCCATGGCCATCTCCGCCGCGGGCCTGGCCGCCGTGCTCGCCCAGAACTCCCCGGAGGACTACGTCAGGCTCCACAACGCCGCTCGCGGGGCGGCCGGCGCAAGACCGGTGGCGTGGGACGACGAGGTGGCGCGGGAAGCGGGGAAGCGCACTGAGCGCGGCTGTGGGCTACGTAGCCCGGACGGCTCCGGCTACGACGACGGACCCCGCCACCACAGGTATGGCGAGAATCTGTTCCGTGGCCCGCCCGAGAAGGCGTGGAACGCGGGCGACGCGTTGGATGCGTGGACGGCACCGGCGGCGAGAGAGTACGTTCAGGTCGTGTGGCCGGAGTCGACAAAGATCGGCTGCGCCCGTGCCGTCTGCAACGACGGTCGCGGCGTCTTCATAAGTTGCAACTACGAGCCCGCTGGTAATGAACTAATCCGTGCAGAAATTGTCTACACATACTAG